A genomic segment from Chitinophaga niabensis encodes:
- a CDS encoding RagB/SusD family nutrient uptake outer membrane protein, giving the protein MTKYKFHIITAITAASLLLSCNKDFLDRPPQNQLSEGTFWTGEKDVYAALNAIYSQIDGGEGSIFEDGASDNAHAQYPWESNATTISLGDVTTSMNEGWNFTAIRRVNYFLENVDKVKMDATLKERFKAEARFMRAFRYFNMTNNFGDVPLITKTLSVEESYVARTPKADVLKFVLDELTAVSAILPPSYSGGKNNEKGRITKGAVIALKARVHLYNEQWQAAADAASQVMGMGYELFTITAEDAKDQADDYAQWVNFADATEAAKFRLGLRSYEKLFWQSNENNKEVILDRQHIPEKDAQFVNTYLLSDDLGGWSSVAPTQSLVDAYQSFKTGEAITPVAPATRATLYAARGTNPAFYDEYKNRDPRFYASILFDKASWNFIEQGYLFKWVKGGNNCSKTGYNFRKYVDPPTWAAQVDNHANHIIIRLAEILLTYAEAKNEVSGPDASIYDAVDKIRIRAGMPVLDRAKVNTKELLRAAIRNERRVELVLEGQRFMDIRRWKIAPAVMTNLYDLENGLVQTRRWDNKLYLMPVPQADIDKNPKLKPNNPGYTQ; this is encoded by the coding sequence ATGACGAAGTATAAATTCCATATTATTACAGCGATCACCGCTGCTTCCCTCCTGCTCTCCTGTAATAAGGATTTCCTGGACAGGCCGCCGCAGAACCAGCTTTCAGAAGGCACCTTCTGGACGGGAGAAAAAGATGTATATGCCGCACTGAATGCTATCTACAGTCAGATAGACGGCGGCGAAGGCAGCATCTTTGAAGATGGAGCCTCAGATAATGCCCACGCGCAATATCCCTGGGAAAGCAATGCTACTACCATTTCCCTCGGAGACGTAACCACTTCCATGAATGAAGGCTGGAACTTTACCGCCATACGCCGCGTGAACTACTTCCTGGAGAATGTGGACAAAGTGAAGATGGATGCTACGCTGAAAGAACGTTTCAAAGCAGAAGCCCGCTTTATGCGCGCTTTCCGTTATTTCAATATGACGAACAACTTCGGGGATGTACCACTGATCACTAAAACATTATCAGTGGAAGAATCGTATGTGGCACGCACGCCTAAAGCAGATGTATTGAAATTTGTGCTGGATGAATTAACCGCAGTGTCTGCCATACTGCCTCCCAGCTACAGCGGAGGAAAGAATAATGAGAAAGGCCGTATCACTAAAGGTGCTGTTATTGCGTTGAAAGCAAGGGTGCATTTATACAATGAACAATGGCAGGCCGCTGCCGATGCTGCTTCCCAGGTGATGGGCATGGGTTATGAACTCTTCACTATCACCGCAGAAGATGCCAAAGACCAGGCAGACGATTATGCGCAGTGGGTAAATTTTGCGGACGCTACAGAAGCAGCAAAATTTCGTTTGGGCCTCCGCAGTTATGAAAAACTCTTCTGGCAGAGCAATGAAAATAACAAAGAAGTGATCCTGGACAGGCAGCATATCCCGGAAAAGGATGCGCAGTTTGTGAACACTTACCTCCTCTCTGATGACCTTGGCGGATGGAGTTCTGTTGCACCAACCCAAAGCCTGGTAGACGCCTACCAGAGCTTTAAAACAGGAGAAGCCATCACACCGGTTGCTCCAGCCACCCGGGCAACATTGTACGCCGCCCGCGGCACTAACCCCGCCTTTTATGATGAATACAAGAACCGCGACCCCCGCTTCTATGCCAGTATCCTTTTTGATAAAGCATCCTGGAATTTCATTGAGCAGGGCTACCTGTTCAAATGGGTGAAAGGTGGTAATAACTGTTCCAAAACGGGTTACAATTTCCGCAAGTATGTAGATCCTCCCACCTGGGCTGCACAGGTGGATAACCATGCCAACCACATTATCATCCGCCTGGCGGAAATACTGCTCACCTATGCAGAAGCAAAGAATGAAGTAAGCGGGCCGGATGCCAGCATCTACGATGCTGTGGACAAGATCCGTATCCGCGCAGGCATGCCGGTGCTGGACAGGGCTAAGGTCAATACAAAAGAACTGCTTCGTGCAGCGATCCGTAATGAACGCAGGGTGGAACTGGTGCTGGAAGGGCAGCGTTTTATGGATATCCGCCGCTGGAAGATTGCCCCCGCGGTGATGACCAACCTGTATGACCTGGAGAATGGATTAGTGCAAACGAGAAGATGGGATAACAAATTGTACCTGATGCCGGTACCGCAGGCTGATATTGATAAGAACCCCAAGTTGAAGCCGAATAATCCTGGATATACCCAGTGA
- a CDS encoding beta-galactosidase codes for MKNIRLALLFICCISQAQAQTKEISIDGTQWKPAIIKPLPMKGTDPTHRTLSVNNRYFELNGKPWFPVMGEFHFSRYPEKYWEEQVLKMKQGGISIIATYMLWNTFENPRGIWNWSGNNDLRRFITLCAKHDLFVWLRIGPYCNAEQLYGGFPEWIYRMKGKRSNDPAFLAAADSLYKQVGQLTKGLYFKDGGPIIGTQVENEYANGDPDHISMLKKMAIRAGIQPVFFSVTANTVFHSDRFEVLPLQGAYPYRGWEKAGGGPSLDFLYGNDQWIMTDALGKLFYDMDEYPKGMCEQGCGSQVTYANRFVVDPKVVEAHTQNQIGRGMNLIGYYMYQGGTQTPGLKDPSCPESYDFQAPLGEYGLPRASFHTLNILHHFINDFGKDLAVMDVLPSAYPVVNPRNTDSIRYSTRIKGNSGFVFFCNTQVRVPMPDKEVQLTIHLQQEDITFPAFTLAGETAPILPFNMDAFGITLKYATAQPLAKAGNTIFFTQVKGMEPEICLDAANIRSLEGWKKTKSGNHWILHPQEGNTLYITDLKGKRSSIVLLTREEAENSWRLKIGGKESLMISSAKLMLSGKELELRQLNEPDMHFKWYADGVFKERYVKAPQASMAIPVKDNAVQLPSSLPAGVSDVFLDIDYFGGSITGTINGKVVADDLYTGNKWRPGLKRFLGSKEMLLEVQPWDNKITGVQLPEDKKEGIRNIRVIPEYSVKVEL; via the coding sequence ATGAAGAATATACGGTTAGCACTACTCTTTATATGTTGTATTAGCCAGGCACAGGCACAAACAAAGGAGATCAGCATTGATGGAACCCAATGGAAACCGGCCATTATAAAGCCGTTGCCCATGAAAGGAACCGACCCCACGCATCGTACCCTTTCTGTAAATAACAGGTATTTTGAACTGAACGGTAAGCCCTGGTTTCCGGTAATGGGAGAATTCCATTTCTCCCGTTATCCGGAAAAATACTGGGAGGAACAGGTCCTTAAAATGAAACAGGGTGGTATATCCATCATTGCTACCTATATGCTCTGGAACACTTTTGAAAACCCGCGTGGCATATGGAACTGGTCCGGCAATAATGATCTGCGCCGCTTCATTACACTTTGTGCTAAACATGATCTGTTCGTATGGTTGCGGATCGGGCCTTATTGCAACGCGGAACAATTATACGGCGGTTTCCCGGAATGGATCTACAGGATGAAGGGAAAACGGAGCAACGATCCCGCATTCCTGGCAGCAGCAGATTCCCTGTATAAACAGGTCGGGCAATTAACGAAAGGCCTGTATTTCAAAGATGGTGGCCCCATTATAGGCACACAGGTAGAGAACGAATATGCGAACGGCGATCCCGATCATATTTCCATGCTTAAAAAAATGGCCATCAGGGCAGGCATACAGCCGGTGTTCTTTTCCGTTACAGCAAATACAGTCTTTCATTCGGACCGTTTTGAAGTATTGCCTTTACAGGGCGCATATCCCTACCGTGGCTGGGAAAAGGCCGGTGGCGGCCCTTCACTGGATTTCCTCTATGGTAACGACCAATGGATCATGACGGATGCCTTGGGTAAGTTGTTCTATGATATGGATGAATATCCTAAAGGCATGTGTGAGCAGGGCTGCGGCAGCCAGGTCACTTATGCCAACCGTTTTGTTGTGGACCCGAAAGTAGTGGAAGCCCATACACAGAACCAGATAGGAAGGGGCATGAACCTCATCGGGTATTATATGTACCAGGGCGGCACACAAACTCCCGGGTTGAAAGATCCCAGCTGCCCGGAGAGTTATGATTTCCAGGCACCCCTGGGAGAATATGGCCTGCCGCGTGCTTCTTTTCATACATTGAATATCCTGCATCATTTTATCAATGATTTCGGGAAAGACCTTGCCGTAATGGATGTACTGCCATCCGCGTATCCTGTAGTGAACCCGCGCAATACGGATAGTATCAGGTACAGTACAAGGATAAAAGGCAACAGCGGATTTGTATTCTTCTGTAATACACAGGTACGTGTTCCTATGCCGGATAAGGAAGTGCAACTGACCATTCATTTGCAGCAGGAGGATATCACTTTCCCTGCCTTTACCCTGGCTGGAGAAACGGCTCCCATTCTGCCCTTCAATATGGATGCATTTGGTATTACACTGAAATATGCCACAGCCCAGCCACTGGCTAAAGCAGGCAACACCATCTTCTTTACACAGGTAAAAGGAATGGAACCGGAGATCTGCCTCGATGCCGCAAACATCCGCTCCCTGGAGGGATGGAAGAAAACTAAAAGCGGCAATCACTGGATCCTTCATCCGCAGGAAGGAAACACGCTGTATATCACTGATCTGAAAGGTAAAAGATCTTCCATCGTATTACTCACAAGGGAAGAAGCAGAGAACAGCTGGCGGTTAAAGATAGGAGGGAAGGAAAGCCTTATGATCTCTTCGGCAAAATTAATGCTCAGCGGAAAGGAATTAGAACTCCGCCAGCTGAATGAACCGGATATGCATTTTAAATGGTATGCTGACGGTGTTTTTAAGGAGCGGTATGTAAAAGCACCGCAGGCATCAATGGCAATACCTGTGAAAGATAACGCCGTACAGTTGCCTTCATCTCTGCCTGCAGGCGTTTCAGATGTTTTCCTGGATATTGATTATTTCGGGGGAAGTATCACCGGGACGATCAATGGAAAAGTAGTGGCAGATGATCTGTATACCGGCAACAAATGGAGGCCGGGACTAAAACGGTTCTTAGGCAGCAAGGAAATGTTGCTGGAAGTGCAGCCCTGGGATAATAAAATAACAGGCGTACAACTACCGGAAGATAAAAAGGAAGGTATACGAAACATCCGGGTAATTCCGGAGTATTCGGTAAAGGTGGAATTGTGA